GCGCCGCAATAGGCGAGCCAGGCGCCGGTGTCGAAGGTCGCGTGGTCCATCGCCTCGGTGGGCTGCAGGTTGAGCAGCAGCACCGGCGACCCGCTGCGCTGCGCGATCGGCGCGAGCATGCTGGAGGTCAGGTACGTCGTGAGGAACCCGATGATCAGGTCGCAGTCGGCGGCCCGCAGCTTCTCCGCGGCGGCCGCGCCCTCGCGCTCGTCGGAGACGAACCCGGCGTCCACCACCTCGCAGTCCATTCCGGACAGTCGCTCCGCGACGCGCCGGGCGGACGTCTGCAACTGCGGCAGCAGCTCGGGGAACTGCGGCCAATACGCGCCAAGGCCCCCGGCCACCAGGCCGACGCGGGTGCGCCTCGGGGTGATCCGCTCCATCAGAATCCTTTCAGCGGAGGAAAGCGGCCGCGACACCCGCGTCCACGGGCACGTGCAGACCGGTTGTGTGCGTCAGGTCGCCGCCGGTGAGCGCGAACACCGCCGCGGCGACGTGCTCGGGCAGCACCTCGCGCTTGAGGATCGTGCGCTGGGCGTAGAACTTGCCCAGGTCCTCCTCCGGTACACCGTAGACCGCGGCGCGCTGCGCGCCCCAGCCCCCGGCGAAGATCCCCGAGCCCCGCACGACACCGTCCGGGTTGACGCCGTTGACGCGGATGCCGTGCTCGCCGAGTTCGGCGGCCAGCAGCCGCACCTGGTGCGCCTGGTCGGCCTTCGCCGCGCCGTAGGCGACGTTGTTCGGACCGGCGAACACCGAGTTCTTCGACGAGATGTACACGATGTCGCCGCCGATGCCCTGCGCGACCATCGCCTTCGCCGCGGCCTGCGACACCAGGAACGAGCCCTTGGCCATCACGTCGTGCTGGAGGTCCCAGTCCTTCTCGGTGGTGTCCAGCAACGGCTTGGAGATCGACAGTCCGGCGTTGTTGACCACCAGGTCGAGGCCGCCGAAGGCGAGCACCGTCGCGTCCACCGCCGCCGCGACCGCCCCGGGATCGACGACGTTCGCGACCACGGAAACCGCCTTGTCCGTCGAACCGATCCCGCGCGCGACCTCCTCGGCGGTGTCCGCGTTGAGGTCCGCGATCGCCACGCAGGCGCCCTCCGCGGCGAGCCGCTCGGCGATCGCCCGGCCGATGCCCGAACCGGCACCGGTCACCAGCGCGACGCGCCCGGCCAGCGGCTTGGGCTTGGGCATGCGCTGAAGCTTGGCCTCCTCCAGCGCCCAGTACTCGATGCGGAACTTCTCGCTCTCCGGGATCGGCGCATAACGGGACACCGCCTCCGCGCCGCGCATCACGTTGATCGCGTTGACGTAGAACTCGCCCGCCACGCGCGCGGTCTGCTTGTCCTTGCCGAAGGAGAACATGCCCACGCCCGGCACCAGCACGATCGCCGGATCGGCGCCGCGCATGGCCGGGCTGTCCGGCGAGGCGTGCCGTTCGTAGTAGGCGCGGTAGTCCTCGCGGTAGGTCTTGTGCAGCTCCTTGAGCCGCGCGACGACGTCCTCGATCGGCGCGGCCGCGGGCAGGTCGACCACGAGCGGGCGGACCTTGGTGCGCAGGAAGTGGTCCGGGCACGACGTGCCGAGCGCGGCCAGCGGCTGCAGCTTCTCCCGTGAGGTGAACTCCAGCACCACATCGCTGTCGGTGTAGTGCCCGACCTGGCGCTGGTCGGTCGAGGCCAGACCGCGGATCACCGGCGCCAATGCCGCGGCCCGCTTCCGCCGTTCTGCCGAGGGAAGCGCCTCGAAGCCCGGCACCACCGCACCGAACGGCTCCGCGGAACCACGCTCGGACAGGAACTTCTCCGCCGTCCGGATGATCTCCAGGGAGTTCCGCTGACACTCCTCCGAGGTCGCGCCCCACGCGGTGATGCCGTGCCCGCCCAAGATCACGCCGATTGCCTGCGGATGGGCCTTCTGCACCGCGGCGATGTCCAGTCCCAGCTGGAATCCGGGGCGGCGCCAGCCGACCCACACCACGCGGTCGCCGAAGCACTCCTTGGTCAGCGCGGGACCGTCGGCGGCGGTGGCCAGCGCGATGCCGGAGTCCGGGTGCAGATGGTCCACATGCGGCGCCTCGACCAGTCCGTGCATCGCGGTGTCGATCGACGGCGCGGCACCACCACGACCGTGCAGGCAGTAGTCGAACGCGGCGACCATCTCGTCCTCACGCTCGGCACCGGGGTACACATCGGCCAGCGCGCGCAGCCGGTCCAGCCGCAGCACGGCCAGCCCGGCTTCGGTGAGCGTGCCCAGATCGCCACCGGATCCCTTGACCCACAACAGCTCCGCGGGGGTGCCGGTGACGGGGTCGGTCTCGCTGCCCTTGGCGGAGGTGTTGCCCCCGGCGTAGTTGGTGTTGCGCGGGTCGGCACCGAGCGCGTTGCTGCGCCGGATGAGTTCGGCGGCGGGACTGTGCGTCATGATTGTTCAGGCTCCCCAACCGGCCTGCCGGCCGTCGGCTCGTTCGGCGACGATCTTTTCCTGGTATCCGCTGCGGTGGTAGGCCGCGACCGGGTCCGGGTCGAGCCCGTTCTCGGCGCGCAGCTCGGCCAGCATCGGCCGCACGTCGGTGTTGTAGGCGTCCATCAGCACGGCGTTGGCGCCGAGCACGTCACCCGCCTGCTGAGCGGTGCGCAGCGCGCCGCGATCGACCAGCAGGGCCTTCGCGGTGGCCTCCTGCACGTTGAGTACCGAGCGGATGATCGCCGGGATCTTCGCCTCGATGTTGTGGCACTGGTCGAGCATGAAGTTGATGCCGTGGGACGGATCCAGCGCGTCCGCCCGCACGATCTCCCACATGATGCGGAAGAGCTGGAACGGGTCGGCGGCGCCCGCCATCAGGTCGTCGTCGGCGTAGAAGCGCGAGTTGAAGT
This is a stretch of genomic DNA from Amycolatopsis endophytica. It encodes these proteins:
- a CDS encoding bifunctional aldolase/short-chain dehydrogenase is translated as MTHSPAAELIRRSNALGADPRNTNYAGGNTSAKGSETDPVTGTPAELLWVKGSGGDLGTLTEAGLAVLRLDRLRALADVYPGAEREDEMVAAFDYCLHGRGGAAPSIDTAMHGLVEAPHVDHLHPDSGIALATAADGPALTKECFGDRVVWVGWRRPGFQLGLDIAAVQKAHPQAIGVILGGHGITAWGATSEECQRNSLEIIRTAEKFLSERGSAEPFGAVVPGFEALPSAERRKRAAALAPVIRGLASTDQRQVGHYTDSDVVLEFTSREKLQPLAALGTSCPDHFLRTKVRPLVVDLPAAAPIEDVVARLKELHKTYREDYRAYYERHASPDSPAMRGADPAIVLVPGVGMFSFGKDKQTARVAGEFYVNAINVMRGAEAVSRYAPIPESEKFRIEYWALEEAKLQRMPKPKPLAGRVALVTGAGSGIGRAIAERLAAEGACVAIADLNADTAEEVARGIGSTDKAVSVVANVVDPGAVAAAVDATVLAFGGLDLVVNNAGLSISKPLLDTTEKDWDLQHDVMAKGSFLVSQAAAKAMVAQGIGGDIVYISSKNSVFAGPNNVAYGAAKADQAHQVRLLAAELGEHGIRVNGVNPDGVVRGSGIFAGGWGAQRAAVYGVPEEDLGKFYAQRTILKREVLPEHVAAAVFALTGGDLTHTTGLHVPVDAGVAAAFLR